Proteins from a genomic interval of Candidatus Krumholzibacteriia bacterium:
- a CDS encoding aldo/keto reductase gives MEYVDIVEGELKASRIGLGTWAIGGWMWGGTDEEAAIRTIHAAIDHDISLVDTAPVYGFGRSEEIVGRALAHDDLRERVVLATKVGLDWKDEQPFRNASRERIEKEAEDSLRRLQTDVIDLYQIHWPDPNTPIEETAEAMLRLREAGKIRAIGVSNFSVEQMETFSEVAPLHTTQPPYNLFERGIEQDVLPWAREHGVKTVTYGALCRGLLTGKMTEHQTFEGDDLRKADPKFQSKRFGEYLHAVEAFEELAHDRFDTDVLTFSVRWLLDHGSDIALWGARRPEQIEAVDRLWGWQFDPATHVSVDQILERHVNHPVGPEFMAPPEKP, from the coding sequence GTGGAATACGTCGACATCGTCGAAGGCGAACTCAAGGCCTCGCGGATCGGCCTGGGCACCTGGGCCATCGGGGGTTGGATGTGGGGCGGGACCGACGAGGAGGCGGCGATCCGCACCATCCACGCAGCCATCGACCACGACATCTCGCTGGTCGACACCGCCCCCGTCTACGGCTTCGGTCGCAGCGAGGAGATCGTCGGCCGGGCGCTCGCCCACGACGATCTGCGCGAGCGCGTGGTCCTGGCCACCAAGGTCGGCCTCGACTGGAAGGACGAGCAGCCATTCCGCAACGCGAGCCGCGAACGCATCGAGAAGGAGGCCGAGGACTCCCTGCGTCGTCTGCAGACCGACGTCATCGACCTCTACCAGATCCATTGGCCCGACCCGAACACGCCGATCGAGGAGACGGCCGAAGCCATGCTGCGCCTCCGCGAGGCCGGCAAGATCCGCGCGATCGGCGTGAGCAACTTCTCCGTGGAGCAGATGGAGACGTTCTCCGAGGTGGCGCCCCTGCACACCACGCAACCGCCCTACAACCTCTTCGAGCGCGGGATCGAGCAGGACGTCCTGCCCTGGGCTCGGGAGCACGGAGTGAAGACCGTGACCTACGGCGCGTTGTGTCGCGGTCTGCTCACCGGGAAGATGACGGAGCACCAGACCTTCGAGGGTGACGACCTGCGCAAGGCCGATCCGAAGTTCCAGTCGAAGCGCTTCGGTGAGTACCTGCACGCCGTCGAAGCCTTCGAGGAACTTGCCCACGATCGCTTCGACACCGACGTGCTCACGTTCTCGGTCCGGTGGCTCCTCGACCACGGATCGGACATCGCGCTGTGGGGAGCGCGCCGCCCCGAACAGATCGAGGCGGTCGACCGACTGTGGGGCTGGCAGTTCGATCCTGCGACGCACGTGTCGGTCGACCAGATCCTGGAGCGGCATGTGAACCATCCGGTGGGTCCGGAGTTCATGGCCCCACCGGAGAAGCCCTAG